Genomic window (Oryza sativa Japonica Group chromosome 3, ASM3414082v1):
GATGTCAGCAGGGacctttattgcgcaataaatatattaaggcttttctttttagagtaaaaacacagtgaattttCTAatattcataagtaattcatccgagctccgattaagtccattcaagtctcagtaaattcataaaaatccctagaatccactaaaaatgttttgtttcctgtttcggtaatcttatagcatgttttgcttttgtgctttgtttgtcgcgtagatttcaatcgtttcgtcgatccgcgattcctcgaagacgttgctgaggtcccattagtgcgagagcaaggcaagtcatgcattgcaattgatcatattgtacccaatttgcAAATGTCCCACATTTCTATTAAACATTGCAttattttacaatatcatgtgggatgggtcctattagtcagctatatgttgtttctcgtacgccattgataacttgggcattaaaatgactagatgttggtttagcgaatgcttagccatgcttagttcaactagtacacaaatggggaatCACATTAGTGCATAGGCTTTGGTTATTAGCATAACTTTGGATTAGAGCCACCGCAAtagtgttagttaattaaatacACTATATGGtaggctgtgggtgcatggttttgctagtcgtgcccatggcaattaaggaccggttcgtgggatgccctggaagaacttatcgtacttaccacaagcctatgtgggcaacggctgggcttgtagtgtagctatCCTCTAGCTGACGTACCCAGGCTATggtgagcgtgatggagttgggtcgggcGGGGTGTTCGGTTGATTAGCTTTTGGATTCACCGTGGCACGAGAGGGGGCCACctgttgcctgctggggacaggggtgaaacctgaggtgtggtgccattgattagagggggttatgcgaagggtcctatcacgatctctttccggtatgtcgtggtggcatgtcggcgcacgaaaACATGtcatggggctgtgtcttgtgggtacagttgtacacctctaatcagagtaaaactattcgaatagccgtactcgcagttatgggcggtcgactaGATTCACCGtaattagtctcacccctagttagctaaTGGATCCGGTTAGTTCaagtggtggtttgggcctgtctcaacgtggtgtagcattGAGCGGTGATTGGTTTAATAATGGTTAATTActgcaactgttttactgctttcaactcaTGCTTCTAAATgtctgctttatgcaaatgaacctttagcctcctttggatatatcctgcatcataccctccattccggtatgacttgctgagtacaatgggtagtactcagtcttgctctctcttccccacaccagagctcAAGTTCTTTCCGGTTGGAGTTGTCTCGgagaagttggtttcgtcgttaccgtcaaggatgcctgtggaatggagtcgcctcgctgcaggagtcaagtcttcaggcttagctcacTTTTATCTTTCTGCTGTAtttttaatcttttatatttttgtaagacgtggatctgtacgtcaacaattatcgtttgtgtaccctggctggtcctggacaggggttttaatatatattcagcttagaaattatGGTTTGTGAATTTCTAGACATGACCGGCGGTGAGCTGCTTTCCAAGACCGATGGCTTCGATTTGCTGTGTTACTtcttttttctagttttttttttgcatgcgagGAACTAGTGACTTACTCGAGGGATAAGAACCTCTACAAAGGTACGAGGGCCCACACCCTATTTCCTCCACAGCATCACGTAGCGTACCTAGCGGCATGAAGCAACTCGTCAGCGTGATGCAATGAACggccttagagcaagtttaataatatagctaactactagcttcaatttatctatagcgaatctaatagcttatttatACAATAATTATCTATAagcatatactacaccattaatatatggtcccacctctcatacacacataatatATTGAAGtccatgctgcagctggcttAAAAATCTGTAgcccattttcctttttttctcttcttttttcttctcgtaCTCACAGGGAGACTACCACTCTTGAGTTAAGTATGACTTGTGTGCTGCAGCCAAGCAGCGGACGGACACGGACCCGAGGCCCCATCACAATCTCCTCCTGTCCTGCCCGGTGTTTCCCAAACCACTAGGACTGGTGTTACCGCTCCCCGACAGTAAACACGGTTACCGTAACCGTAAAAAACCGTACGAAatcgtgcaaaatttatcaaaaatttattttttttaaatttatttaaatttaaagagGTTACTATGacatttatattaccgtacccccgtAAGAAGAGGGGTAACCGCGACGGTAATGTAAACCCGCGCCCTCCCGATTTCCCGATACGATATcctccgccccgccgcctctcccgtcGCCACCCATCTCGCCGCGACCTGGAGATCCCCTTCGCTGTCTCTCACGCCGCCACCCTTCCCAGTCTTCCACTACCCTGATCTGATTGAAATGTCGGGTTCAACCCGATTCGGGTGTCGGGGTTGGgggtggaggggggggggggggggaagcgaCACATTCCCATCCCATCGTGCAACACACACGTAGCTCGGCAGCCGACTGGAGGAGTTCACCCCCATTCGACCGAGGCGACACATCCAGCGGCAAAGGAGGTAAGAAtcgtttccctttttttttttcacttactGATTGATTGATCTTTTCAATTGTTGTGCGGTTTTGTCGATGTAATGGCGCCATTCGCCCGTCTCAACGGCGCCGATGTGAATCTTCTGCAGGCAGGTGGATCCAGAAGCGCTGGCATTCAATCGGAGGAGACGACATGGAGCCACGAAGCTATTGGCACCTGTAAGCTCACCACAGTGGCTCGTACGGATCGGAGGCGAGAACCCCCAACCGCGACAACGACCTCCTGATCTGTTGTATGTATCTGATTCAATTCCTTGTGTGAATTTTGACGCCATTTCGGTTGCCACCATTTTCTGAATGTGCAATACGCACTGCTGCAGGAAACAGCGCTGTTGCTAGCAGGCTGGCTGCTGCAGTGCAGCCCTGCAGCCAGCTCTTCCCAACGGCGCCATTATTGGCATTGCCCTAGCAGCTCAGATTCTTGCCTTTGCCTTTCCCAGCTGTGCTCGATCATCCTTCGTGTCTTGACCGCCGTGCTCCGGTTggagttccaacttccaaggttcgatttttttttctctttctctgcTACATCGGTCCATATGTGTTCAATAGTTTATCGGCCGGCTTATCCAAGTCGAGCTATTTGATTCTTTTATCCATTGAATTTCGTACTATTTACTACCTTATACAAATGCATTGTCCGGTGTGGTACGGGAAAGAAAAATAGATAGATCGGCTTGTCATTTGCTCCTGTTGGTGATGAAGCATTGTGCAAGACTAGAACCCAAAAGGCCTTACCTTTTTTTCTGTTTCAGGGAgcactgtaaaaaaaaaactttatcagGATAAATATGAACTATATGTTCCCCTGTTTCATTTTGTAATAAATAGTTTGTTGATGGCTTTAATTTTCAAAATAGTTTTTAGCCTTCTTGTGTTCTATATTTCTACTTTTTTACTCCCTCTtttattataagatgttttgggcTTTGAATAGATTCACGCTTCATATATGTATCCAAATTCATAtggatgttagtgaatctagataAGGGATGGAAAggccaaaacatcttataatgtggagcggagggagtatatgctatGTAAGGTGCCATATCAACTACCAAAAGCTTTGTGTCATTAGCTCATATTACACAGCATTAGTTTTCCTAACTTGAATTTTGATACTATGTGGCATGCAAACTACAACCTTTCTTTTACATTAACCAATGCCAGTTTAAACATTAGCATGTTGTTTAAAAGATATCATGTCTAAACAATAGTATGTGATTGCACTTTGTTTTACATTTACTGAATTATATGATAGGCACAACTCGTTCTTCCCTATTGTAGTATACTAGCATTTCTGTAATTACTTCATTCTCCACATTATAATTCCTATTGTTTATAGATGGCATGCAAAATATTTGAGGGGGTACAGATGGATGCATACCTTAATCAAGAACAAAGACAACAATTTTCAAAGCAAATATCTAGTGTTGTTTGGATGATTAGGGTTGACAGCGCAGCCAAGGAAGATGATTTGGCAACCAAGGACTATGCATATGTTGCTGGTGTGTGCATGAGTCCAGTGGGGCACATCTTGACATCAGCGCATGTTGTGAAACCTGGTGTGAAGTATGTTGGTGCATGCACTTCATGGAAAGCAGGCTGGACTCCACTAAGGGTAGTGAAAACATCTATGGCTTATGGGATGTGTTTATGTCAGTTGGAACATGAGAGCCGTAAAAAGACTGATTACACTAATTTAGCAGAATCTGGACTCTTGAGTGTTAACCAGCATGTATATGGATTTGGACATCCTAATTTATTCAAAATACCATGTGACTACAGTTTTGTGAGAGGTTCAGTTGAGTATCCATGTAAGGATATTTCGGAGCTGCCTAGTTTAAATGATTTGGACCGTTTGCTGTATGAAGGTTTGCAAAAAGAAGGACTTAAATTTGATCGCATGGAAGCTATAGTTCTCACTCCTAGAAAAGTGAAACATTTAATGTGGTTGATTGACTCGTCATTTAGGCCAAAGACCATATACCAAATGCATCAAGACATACCACTAATTCAGATAAAAAACTTCCATGTGAGTCACTGTGGCAGTCCAGTGTTCCTGTCTTCCGGGCATATTGTTGGTAtagtcttattcaaatttcatGAAATCAACTTTGCTGTTCATTTATCAGCAATCAAAGAATTTCTGAaggaatttgatttggtgaGTTTTACAGTAAAATAATTTTGCTTTCCTACAAATATTAAGTCGTTATGGTAGTCGATAATCTCAGTTCCAATAGCTCTCAGATATTCACAAAGGCCGTGAGTGTAGATAATTAGTGCAAGATGGATTTACTGCCTAATCTATGAGAAAACAATTATATTGGCTTGTGTAACAAAATCTATTCGTGTTTTCAGATGCCTCAACATGTGGATGCACCTTCCATGGCTGAGAATGCCATTTCAGATCAAACCCCAACTGCTGAACCTGCACCTGCTAGTGTTGCTACGACTGAAACAGTGGATGGAAGTTCAGAGCAGCACACTTTGCTAGGTAAAGGAGTTGATGCCCTGTTCCACATCTGTATGCATGAAGTGTTAGATATGAGGTTGTCGCCAAACAGAACTTCTGTTTCTTGTTTGGAAAGTTGCTGTTGAACTTGTCATGAAAATGGTAGCAGCATGTTTGTTATAATTTCACACAAGGTTGGAGTTTATAGCACATGTGATGTTGGAAAGCAGCACATTTTTGATAGTCAGATAACCTTGATCTCAATGATATTATGATATGGCTGTATATGTAGCTTAGCTTTACAACTTGCAAAAAACGTAGCAGCCTGAATTTCTGGAAGACCTGAATTTGCCGGTGCCTCTACAATCAGATGTATATCCGTGGTCATTATCTTAATCTGCAAATGAAGCTAGCAATAACAGAATTGTTGGATGCATATCCTAGATAGCTTTCTTAAGCTGCAAAAAGAGCCAAACTTAGCATAGTCATTTTATGGCATAAGGTGGAAAGAGCAAAAGTGTAAGTACTGAGAAATCAAAATCTGCATGAAAACATACCCTATTGAAGTCTTCAACTTCGGAAACCATCATGATCCAGATTACTATAACTGAAAAGCATCTGTCCAAGTGTGATAATCTATTGACCTAGTTTATGCTGTTGATGTCACTTTTGGTTGTGTTTTCACGATTAGCAGGTTAAGTTTTGGACAGTAGGCTACATTTCAGTACAATTTTTCTGTGCAGATCTCTATCTACTTTAGTTGTTTGTCGATTATAAAGTGAGCACTACATTTTTTTGTGTCACTTAAAAACTTTATTTGAATTTACCATGTTAATTATGCCCTCAGTCCAAATGTGATAATCTGTTGACCTAGTTGATGACTTGTTCATCATTCAAATTTGAGCTGTGCATCCTTTTactgaaaaaaaatagtgtTTACTGGACTATTGATAGACTATATGTTTCAAGGTTCAGAAACTATTGATTTGGTTCCCTGATAATGTTCCCGGTTTCCTGTAACTTGTGAGTGTTCTTACTTCGAAAAAATAACCAATATGTAAGTGTTCTATAAGAAATACTATAGCATTATCATCAGACTATTTATAGCATTTCAGTACACCATATCATGCAACTAGAGCACAGTAATTGCGAGGCAATTTCTGTTATGTGACCTTGACTTTTTTAAGTGATCAGGGAAGGAGATGCAGCCTGTGTAATgcaaaatagttatattttgaattcaGGGGATTTGAAACAGATGCAATTTTTGTAACGTATATATTCAGAATTTCTTTTGCTGATGTCTACAACTGGGCACTTTGGTGCATATATTTGCTTTCACATGCAGAACTACAAACTTAAATGTAGTTGAATAGAGTAATTCATGGGGATGGAATCTGCAATCAACTCTGAACCTTCCCTGTACTGTGTTCAATAGTCCATACTTGTCTACATTTTTGGTTCATACTCCATTATATTGTTACTGTCTAGAGACCAATGTAGTCCTGGGAGGACGGGAAGGGCATAGCCCAGGGATGACAACGGGATGCACAAGGAAGCGAAATCTAAGAAGATCGATGCAGTGCCGAAAAAATTTCTTCCCGTGAAGGGATTAATATATCGGTTGTGTAATCTCTATTGGGGTCACCTGTACGACCGAAATACTCTAAAAtgatttgaaatttgaagaCAATTTGGTTAATGCAAAATTCGTGAAAGTTTGAAAGAATTCAAAAGTTACGGACGAAATAGTCTCCTATAGGCTATAGAGGATGCAATAAACCCGAAATTTCTGCAATCACGTTCCGGGAAATTAAACCCTTATACTGAcgaattccaaatttcagttacctGACAAATATAAGTAGCAAGCAAATTGTCATCCCTGGGCTATGCcctccccgtccacccctcgaTAGGCAATCCATCGCAAGACCTAGTTCCGTTCCGCCTTCCCTcgcgtcctcgtcggcggcggcgaccacagCATTGGTGCCGCCTTtagaaatttccgaaatttttgAACCGAAATTGCAATCAGCCTAAATTTCAGAAAAGCTTAACTGTTATTGTTGCCTGCTAGAATTGCtggtgttgctgctgcttgttTCTGCTTCCTGCTAGAACTGCTTGCTTCTGCCCGCTGAACTGAAGCTGAAGTCCGTCGATCTTGCTGAACTCTTGCTGTCATATGGTGCTACCTAGTACGTGACTACTGAATTGAAACCGAACTAAAGCTCAAGTTGATTTTATTGCTGGTGCTTTTCCTCCTGCTACTGTTGCTATCTGAAAGCTGCTGGAGCTAAGAATTGCTTGCTTGCTTCTTGGTACCGATATGCTGTTCATGTGTTGCTGTATCTGTTGCTTTCTCCTTCGGTTGTAGGCAAAACTGATTGttgttgcatacttgcatgagGGAGATCGGTCATTGCTGTAGGGGCGGGAAGAGCACGGCTCGCGGTCCGCGTGTGAGGAGGAAAACAATTATCTATCTAGTATACATACAGTAAAAGTCGATTAAattttctacaaacgctcttaggTCGCTACATGGCACTCCTACAAATACTATCTATCTAGTATATAGTAagagtccattaaactttctataaacgCTCTTAAGTCGCCATATGACACTTCTACAAATACTCTTAGGCTGCCACATGGCACAATCTAATCTCACCATCGATTTTCACCTAAAttagtggacccattattttataccgttagattagatcttTACCTGCCATATATATAATACATTTCTCCCGTACGTATGTATGGTTTGCCAGAAGGATTAATAACTATGGTTGTTAGAAGCTGAGATTAATTAGCTGTCATACTGTGTCACTACTAACTCACTACTAACTCATAGCTATATTTATTATATACACGACAATATATATGGAAGCTAGGAGATTAACAAGAAGATTATATAtagctaattaaattagttataCATAATTTGTGGAAGGAGATTAACGGAAATATAACATATACAACTAATTAAATCAATTTACATGGCTTTACCGCGACATTACGTAGCTAATTCGAACCAGGCAGTCTCCAGTTAAATCGTCCAGCTTAAATCACTTTATCTAAGATTGCCTTTTAAGTCGTTATGAtgactttaaaattaaaaaagattttctaaaaaacaaaatacatgATAATCGGTTTTTGACCTAAATGATttagaaaaattagaaaaacaaaGTCCACTCCACCTCACCCTCACCATCAGATATGCACAACACTTTCTGTCCCCTCACTTCTCTCTATATTTTTGGAGTAGCTATGATAAAGAGAAACAAACAATAATATTGAAACAACCATAGTTATTTTAAGCTACACGTATCATATCTCTATCTAATCTAACTGTTGCACTATACATAATTAAACCAACAATTTGAGATtcataataaattaaaattgatAATGCATATTACGGTCGGAACAAAATCAATGGTcactaaaatataaatttttaccatataaaaatatattactccacaaatatgcGCAAATATAAActagatctataatataaataaaaatatcaaattaattatctcTAAACAttcatcttttaaattatttttaaattatataaccAATTTGTGATCCCGTTgtattcctttaattaaataaaatatttgtgtcttataaaatttatattgcGGTTCCAAATACATCACCACATCTTGGgcaaatatataataattaatgttatGATAATTTTAACTAATTTCATATCATATTTTAGGATGTCAAATATCACTTGATAAATGTACTATgtaattgagaaaaaaataaaacaatttagTTATGCTTTTTTCAAGTAGATccgatttaattttaatttgtttcgaTTAAGTTCTCGCAGTTTATTTTAGTTTTCCAAAACTATTAGATTGGTATCTGAGAAGTGAGCACCATACATGGTACATACATGTAAAAATATATCAAAAGTATTTCATGTCAATGATTTTGCTATAATACAACCCCTTGATTCATCGTGAGATTTATGGTGATGTATGTATGCCATATTTTTCTTTGCAAGATAGTTTCAACAATAAATGAACAATCA
Coding sequences:
- the LOC4333429 gene encoding uncharacterized protein; translation: MACKIFEGVQMDAYLNQEQRQQFSKQISSVVWMIRVDSAAKEDDLATKDYAYVAGVCMSPVGHILTSAHVVKPGVKYVGACTSWKAGWTPLRVVKTSMAYGMCLCQLEHESRKKTDYTNLAESGLLSVNQHVYGFGHPNLFKIPCDYSFVRGSVEYPCKDISELPSLNDLDRLLYEGLQKEGLKFDRMEAIVLTPRKVKHLMWLIDSSFRPKTIYQMHQDIPLIQIKNFHVSHCGSPVFLSSGHIVGIVLFKFHEINFAVHLSAIKEFLKEFDLMPQHVDAPSMAENAISDQTPTAEPAPASVATTETVDGSSEQHTLLGKGVDALFHICMHEVLDMRLSPNRTSVSCLESCC